A DNA window from Hydra vulgaris chromosome 13, alternate assembly HydraT2T_AEP contains the following coding sequences:
- the LOC136090387 gene encoding uncharacterized protein LOC136090387, with the protein MPTVDNGIERLEFHEYEPIARTNLNIPGEIRVDVLTQDIYTLPSEAYLLFEGQLVKYADGTAYANTDAVTLKNNGIMHLFSQISYQLSNQEVEAVYHSSQATTMLGKLKYPSDFKLAQGLNQLWYKDSATTAVLADNSFFAVRQVYIIQKLTTKGTFLFCVPLKHIFGFCENCNKVIYGFKHKLTLVRKSDNDTIFKLATVADPKVNFNKIS; encoded by the coding sequence aTGCCAACTGTGgataatggaattgaaagacTTGAATTCCATGAATATGAACCAATAGCTCGTACAAATCTAAATATTCCTGGAGAAATAAGAGTCGACGTTTTGACACAAGATATTTACACACTTCCATCTGAAGCTTATCTCTTATTTGAAGGACAACTTGTTAAATATGCTGATGGAACAGCTTACGCCAACACAGATGCAGTGACGCTGAAAAATAATggtattatgcatttatttagTCAAATATCATATCAATTATCAAACCAAGAAGTAGAAGCTGTTTATCATTCAAGTCAAGCAACTACAATGTTAGGAAAGCTTAAATACCCAAGCGACTTTAAATTAGCGCAAGGATTAAATCAATTGTGGTATAAAGATTCTGCAACAACAGCAGTACTTGCCGATAATTCATTCTTTGCAGTGAGACAAGTATACATAATTCAGAAATTAACTACAAAgggaacatttttattttgtgtaccTTTAAAGCACATTTTCGGATTCTGTGAAAATTGCAACAAAGTTATTTATGGATTTAAACATAAACTAACTCTTGTAAGAAAAAGTGATAATGACACAATTTTTAAGCTTGCTACTGTAGCTGAtccaaaagttaattttaataaaatatcataa
- the LOC136090388 gene encoding uncharacterized protein LOC136090388 gives MCYQQMQKVCTRIGTERPRYVIIAFQTNKSGDQNGNVLLFDHCDVKNIFISLNPERYPAVDYNLSFPNQQFLRAYRDAAVFNGKLYGMNEMITQSNINPSDYKNLYSVFVFDVNKKSEKLLSGSVKIKIPATFNTAVPAGTVAVVVTISDKILQLQSDGRNFYSVY, from the exons ATGTGTTACCAGCAGATGCAGAaag TGTGCACAAGGATAGGTACTGAAAGACCAAGATACGTTATTATTgcatttcaaacaaataaaagtgGAGACCAAAATggtaatgttttattatttgatcatTGTGACGTGAAAAATATCTTCATTTCTCTTAATCCTGAAAGATATCCTGCTGTtgattataatttatcattccCAAATCAGCAATTTTTAAGAGCTTATAGAGATGCGGCTGTTTTTAATGGAAAACTTTATGGAATGAATGAAATGATCACACAAAGTAATATAAATCCTTCtgactataaaaatttatactcagtttttgtttttgatgttaataaaaaatcagaaaaattattatcaggttcggtaaaaataaaaattccagCAACATTTAATACAGCTGTTCCAGCAGGTACTGTAGCAGTTGTCGTTACAATATCtgataaaattttacaactGCAATCAGACGGAAGAAACTTTTattctgtttattaa